From Quercus lobata isolate SW786 chromosome 11, ValleyOak3.0 Primary Assembly, whole genome shotgun sequence:
agacaatgctcaaggtgatacaagtcaagattcaagaatataCAAGCTGCAGAAATAAGAGTTCAGAAACTGTctggtttgatcgatcgagagACAAACTGCATAATTCTCCAAGTTGCATAATTCTCCTTAATGAGTGGTTAAGTGACCAAAATTGTGCCAGGATTATCCCCACTATGAAGATAGTAAGGACTAAAGGGTTTCTTCCAAGCTGGTACAGAAGCTTGAGTTGAAACTCCTATAGAATCTAAGGTGCAGAGGTAGAAGCCATTGAAGAAGAACTTGAATTCTTGAATTAGGTTTTCACAGAGAAACCAAATAAACCGGAATCAAGAAATAAAGGATCAAAGAGACACTTTGAGAATCACAGAAAAGATTCTGTGTAAGTTTCAATCAAATAAAGATTGAGAACAAAGAGATTGCAAAAGTGATTGAAGGAATTAAAAGCTTGAAGCAAGTTCAACAATGGGGTCGAGTTAAGAAATTAGTGAGGAAAACTGAGTTAActtggctctaataccatattgagaaaataaaataaaatccaatacTAAAATGCTTTGTGTGTATTATCTATACTACTGTAGGGGTAAAGTTCCCAGATCAAACAATGGGCCTTGAACCCCATATAGAGTCCaaccacgtccgaggagaaagTGGGGCACCAAAAGGACTCCCGGCCCAATTCTTATGGgcccaaacttatttaaaacgcggtccgaggaggaatatctcctcggaCGTGCCAagtatggctcaaacatgcatCCTACCAGCAATAAAGAATCACTCTAACGAGTATTAGTAACAGGGATGAATCCCACAAGCCCGaggagagggaagagagtaCAAGATGTCATGGGAGAGATTACAGCTGCCGCATTAAGTGCAgggcagctacttttctgactGCATTAATATGGAGAGGAtaggcgaacagtgttaccttggccactacaactcacagaaagataggggagatgtccgatgggacggacactcaagtgaaggtccagatgatcaacaagtgtaaggttctgatgacttcaaggaggttatataagagaagggaatccccatgaagaggggatcgaaaaaaaggggaaggaagagcagaagaaagagagaaagaccaTAACCTTTGATCAAGAACAGAGGTGCACTCacacgtctcctcggaccgaaTATCCAGTGGACATGAAGGAGATATTCTTATGTTCAATCGTTGTATTGTTGTATGACCCAAAGTTAACTAACACTCACTtcgttagggcctagttctgtaacccgttttctacaaattcattgtctagggttcCTTAGGCCAGAACCACCTacctgttgggcctgggccccaaatcGACCCCCTAcaactactatttaaggggcttcccctgtttggattcctcatttttttattcaaaaatacccctacatcgctatgtttaagtagagacaaaactaaagcacaatccggtaaaaatataactttaacTCTCACTAAAACATTGTCTAAAAAATAAGGTCACCTTactgttaattttcaaattactttatttacttataaattaaaatttcaaaataaaaaaaatatatataaaataaaaacacggttttttttaatttaaaaaaaaaaaagcttcatcGCACGTGTTActgttgattttcaaaataaatttatccacttataaattaaattctcaaaataaaaaaattatatatataaaataaaaacacagattttaaaagaaaaaaaaaacctcattgcACGCACGAAGCGCGTGTGATAAGGCTAGTTGATAGCTAATAATTGTATTTATACATAACtagaaataagagagaaaaggaaaactaaCTAACAGAATAACTAATCATAACTAACTGCACTAATAACCAACATATTCCACTAACAACCTACGTGGGTGTGACGTGTAAGCACTAAACATTAATAGCACCATTCTTTACTGCAAGTCGTTTAGCTAAGCTGCAAACCATAAGCTACTTGTAGCTTCTTCTATTCTGCATTTCTTCAAGTCTCGCGAtactgtcttttttttttttgctaaagtcTCGCAATACTGTCTTACATCAAAAATCAatcagcattttaatattataaaaaagaacaatCACCGTAAAACTAATAccactaattaaattctttgtaattataaaagtatttttttttaaaccatcaCCGCCAATCCCGCGTAATAGTCACCCACCAGTTAGCACgtataaataaacaaatcattttgtttttcatgtaaaaataaaacaaacaataaaatatagtattaaaaaattagtgtAACCTGttataaaaaagataaagaaaaagtgtaatgaatgaaaatatttaattattaataagtggattttaattaattcaactaataaaatttcttatatttgaATGAGAGATCTAAAATTCAATATCACTTCTTATATTTGAATGAAAGATCTAAAATTCAATATCACTCTATATTAAAAACCGATAAATACCTTactctgataataaaaaactaccACTATAAATTGAAAgtctaaaaattattattattaatctcACTCTCATTCTCTCAGAGATACGTCAAACTCAAAGTGAGAGGCAGCAAACACTAAATCCCAATCATTTGTTTCCACACAGTCGATTATCAAATATCTCAAATCTACGCATCAAAGCAAAAGCAATGCAAAAATGGCGAACTTTCACGGACTCCGAATCATGAATGTGTTGAGGTTCAGAGTATTAGCCTCCgccatttttctctctctttctcttttattcttCACTTCTCACTCCCACGCCtcccacctccaccacctcgtAAGTCTCCCTTCACTCTCTCTacatctcaaaattttttttttttccagagaAACAATCAGATTTCTATGTATTTGTCTTTTTAGCAagcaaattattatttttaaaatattggtttaattgaaGTGAGTGATTTTCGTCGCTTAGTTTCATTTTTGTATCGGAAATGTAATTCGAAGaatgatatttattttgatttgaattttttttcgcGAGAAATAAACAGttttttctctatatatatttattttatttttagcaagttttttttttaataaaaaaatttgaaatgagtTAGTTTTGTCGCTTCAATTAGGTTTTCATTTACGGATTCGGAAATGTAAtagaagaaaatgatatttattttgatttgttcCAGTGTTGAATTTTACAGTATACgcatgaaaattttgttaattaaagtttttttttttttttggatttgtgtgACATAGGAATTCAAGTCTGGTTCGCGTAGATTTGGAACTACGAGAAGAGCAGTATTAGCGTTGAAATCGGATCCTCTCAAGCCTCGATTGGATCAGATCCGAAAGCAAGCTGAAGATCATCGATCTCTGGCTTTGGCATACGCGCACTATGCTCGAAAGCTCAAGCTTGAAAACACGAAGCTCGTTAGGAACTTCACAGAGCTGTCAAGGACCTACGGCGATCTTCTTGCGAAACAATCGTATCGTGCTTTATTCGAAACCGATGCGGCCTCCATTGATGAATCAGTGTTGCGGCAATTCGAGAAGGAAGTGAAGGAGCGGATCAGAGTGACGAGACAAGCGATCGTGGACGCCAAGGAGTCTTTCGATAATCAATTGAAGATCCAGAAGTTGAAGGACACGATTTTCGGATTGAATGAGCAGTTAACGAAGGCGAAGAAGCAAGGAGCTTTCTCGAGCTTGATTGCCGCAAAATCGATCCCGAAAAGCTTGCATTGCCTCGCAATGCGATTGATGCAAGAGCGGATTGCGCATTTGGAGAATTATTCGGATGAAGGGAAGGAGACTCCACCGGAGTTTGAGGATCCGAATCTTTACCATTACGCAATTTTCTCTGATAATGTGCTCGCTGCGTCGGTGGTGGTGAATTCATTGGTGAAGAACTCGAAGGAGCCATGGaaacatgtttttcatgttGTGACTGATAAGATGAATCTCGGTGCAATGCAAGTGATGTTCAAATTGAAGGACTACAATGGAGCACACATTGAAGTGAAGGCAGTTGAGGATTACAAGTTCTTGAACTCTTCATATGTGCCTGTACTTAAGCAATTGGAGTCATCGAAATTGCAGCAGTTTTACTTCAATAGTAAGCTCGAGAATGCAACGAAAGACGCCACCAATATGAAGTTCAGGAACCCAAAGTATCTGTCCATATTGAATCACTTGAGGTTTTACTTGCCGGAAATGTACCCGAAATTGCATAGGATTTTGTTCTTGGATGATGATATAGTGGTTCAGAAAGACTTGACAGGGCTGTGGGAGATAGATATGGATGGGAAAGTGAATGGGGCAGTCGAGACATGTTTTGGGTCGTTCCATCGATATGCACAGTACATGAATTTCTCACATCCATTGATTAAACAGAAGTTTAACCCGAAAGCTTGCGCGTGGGCTTATGGTATGAACTTCTTTGATTTGGATGCTTGGAGGAGGGAGAAGTGCACGGAAGAGTATCACTACTGGCAGAATCTGGTAAAgattagatttgatttttttttcccatgctAATTTTACATCATTTCAACATGCTTGAGCAACAGTTGGTGTCTAACATTGGCACTGACTGCAAATAAATCTACCATAAAACCTGTTttgctttcaaattttgatgATGCACTAGTTTGAACGATTTGATCTTGCTTGTTCTCTTTCTAAAAACCCTACCTTTAGTCGTCTTATTAATGTCTTATACTGAATGATTAATGACGTGGGGATATCAACACTGCTAGAGGCATGAGAAAGAACAATCATCATGAATTCAAATCTATTGTATCCTTTTTTGTGGGTAGGGACTTTATTGGAGTTCTCATTATTAACCTATTACGGTAATCTTGCTGCAGAATGAGAACCGCACCTTGTGGAAGTTGGGTACATTGCCCCCAGGTCTAATCACATTTTACTCGACAACGAAGCCATTGGACAAGTCATGGCATGTTCTGGGACTTGGTTACAATCCAAGCATTAGCGCAGATGAGATTCGCAACGCTGCAGTGGTGCACTTTAACGGGAACATGAAGCCATGGCTTGACATTGCCATAACTCAGTTTCGGCCACTTTGGACAAAGTACGTTGATTATGAA
This genomic window contains:
- the LOC115967542 gene encoding galacturonosyltransferase 8-like: MANFHGLRIMNVLRFRVLASAIFLSLSLLFFTSHSHASHLHHLEFKSGSRRFGTTRRAVLALKSDPLKPRLDQIRKQAEDHRSLALAYAHYARKLKLENTKLVRNFTELSRTYGDLLAKQSYRALFETDAASIDESVLRQFEKEVKERIRVTRQAIVDAKESFDNQLKIQKLKDTIFGLNEQLTKAKKQGAFSSLIAAKSIPKSLHCLAMRLMQERIAHLENYSDEGKETPPEFEDPNLYHYAIFSDNVLAASVVVNSLVKNSKEPWKHVFHVVTDKMNLGAMQVMFKLKDYNGAHIEVKAVEDYKFLNSSYVPVLKQLESSKLQQFYFNSKLENATKDATNMKFRNPKYLSILNHLRFYLPEMYPKLHRILFLDDDIVVQKDLTGLWEIDMDGKVNGAVETCFGSFHRYAQYMNFSHPLIKQKFNPKACAWAYGMNFFDLDAWRREKCTEEYHYWQNLNENRTLWKLGTLPPGLITFYSTTKPLDKSWHVLGLGYNPSISADEIRNAAVVHFNGNMKPWLDIAITQFRPLWTKYVDYEMEFIQACNFGL